The nucleotide window CCCACGACCTGAGGCTGATTCGCCTCGCCGACAGGGTTTACGTGGTGAACAAAGAAATCCTCTTCGAGGGAACGCCGAGGGAGCTGTTCTCAAGGCCGGAACTCATAGAGAGGGCGAACCTTGACGTGCCCGAAATAGTGAGGCTCTTCCACGAGCTTGGAATCAACGAAATCCCGTTGAGTGTAGAGGAGGCGGTGGAGATTCTAAGGGGCCTCCTCCGGAGGTGAGAAGTCCACTCACCGCCTTCCCGGCTCCGGCGCCCCGGGAACGTCCCTCAGCTCCCTCCCCAAAATCCTCTCCATGAGCAGGCCCATTGCCAGCACGAAGACTATCGTGAGGGCCAGCCTCGTTACCATGAACCTCAGCCCAAGGAACTGCAACTCAACCAGCTCCTGCGGAATCTTTATGCAGGCCCAGGCCGAGAGGAAAACAACGACGCTCGCGACGCGGGCGCCTTTCCTGAGCAAAGACGCCGCTATAGGGAAGGCCACGTAGAGCGGTCCGGTCGGGAAGGTACCGATGAGTATCGCTATCAGCATGCCTTTAAGCCCGGAGCTTTTCCCGAGATACTTCACGATTAGTTCATCGGGGACGAAAACCGAGAACAGGCCCATCAGGACCATTACCGCCGGCATTACGAGGAGCATCTCCACGAGGTAGTCCTTCGACGCCGAGAAAACCGGGGCCCTCTTCTCCGGGAACACGAGGAGGAGCACCGCGGTTATCGCCACGACGGCACCGAGGAAAGCCAAATCGCGCAGAAGGGCCTTCTTCTGGTTTTTCATTGCCCCCTTCCCCGGACCCTTTGGAACTTTGCCGTCGGCCCTCAAAGCAACACCCCCATTAAAAGACCTATCAGAATCGCGATTGCGAAGCTGAGGGCGTTTCTCAGCAGGGTGAAGCGCTTCCCGAGGATTCTAATCTCGAGCGGCAGCATCACGAAGCCAATCATCGTCAGCGTCGTTATGAAGACCGCCACCGAGGTTAGCGAGGCCCCCATCTTGAGCAGGGAAGCGGCGAGGGGGAACGCTATCAAGGACGGTATCTGGAGTATCGCCCCAAGAACCGCTACCGTTAAAACGCCGATGAACCCCGCTTCCTGGCCGACGACACGGGAAATGGTCTTCGGAGGCACGAAGCCGGACATAAGGCCGATTATCAGGATTATCGCGAGCATCGTCGGAAGAATCCGCACGAAAAACTTCACGGAGACCTTCAGAGCCTGCCTTGTCTTTGCCCGGTCCTTCATGAAGCCGAGGGCGAGGCAAGCAAGGGCGAGGGCGTTTATGAAGAGCGTCGTTCCGTTCATGGCTTTCCCCGGAAAAGTTGAAAAAGAGTTTATAAAAACCAACCGGT belongs to Thermococcus sp. AM4 and includes:
- a CDS encoding permease: MRADGKVPKGPGKGAMKNQKKALLRDLAFLGAVVAITAVLLLVFPEKRAPVFSASKDYLVEMLLVMPAVMVLMGLFSVFVPDELIVKYLGKSSGLKGMLIAILIGTFPTGPLYVAFPIAASLLRKGARVASVVVFLSAWACIKIPQELVELQFLGLRFMVTRLALTIVFVLAMGLLMERILGRELRDVPGAPEPGRR
- a CDS encoding permease gives rise to the protein MNGTTLFINALALACLALGFMKDRAKTRQALKVSVKFFVRILPTMLAIILIIGLMSGFVPPKTISRVVGQEAGFIGVLTVAVLGAILQIPSLIAFPLAASLLKMGASLTSVAVFITTLTMIGFVMLPLEIRILGKRFTLLRNALSFAIAILIGLLMGVLL